From a single Miscanthus floridulus cultivar M001 chromosome 8, ASM1932011v1, whole genome shotgun sequence genomic region:
- the LOC136471156 gene encoding early nodulin-like protein 18 — protein sequence MASSSSCGLLVLASFVLLAAAAGATQYKVGGDNGWAVPDAAAESFNTWAEKTSFQIGDSLLFVYPKDKDSVLLVEPADYNACNTSSYDKQFDDGSTSFALDRAGAFFFISGVEANCRANEKLIVMVAGSGGASAPAPAAQQGSGSPSPSTSAPARSSGGALVPPASPKAPAAKNSTAKGAPPAAGNDSNGAGAGGLAVAGLVASVAGCVAYASLAF from the exons ATGGCGAGCTCATCATCTTGTGGTCTGCTGGTGCTGGCCAGCTTCGTGCTCCTGGCGgcggccgccggcgccacgcagtaCAAGGTCGGCGGCGACAATGGCTGGGCCGTGCCGGACGCCGCCGCCGAGTCTTTCAACACCTGGGCGGAGAAGACCAGCTTCCAGATCGGCGACAGTCTCT TGTTCGTGTACCCCAAGGACAAGGACTCGGTGCTCCTGGTGGAGCCGGCGGACTACAACGCCTGCAACACCTCCTCCTACGACAAGCAGTTCGACGACGGCAGCACGTCCTTCGCGCTGGACCGCGCCGGCGCTTTCTTCTTCATCAGCGGCGTCGAGGCCAACTGCCGCGCCAACGAGAAGCTCATCGTCATGGtcgccggcagcggcggcgccagCGCGCCGGCCCCGGCCGCCCAGCAGGGCTCCGGCTCTCCCTCGCCGTCGACGTCCGCGCCGGCTCGCTCCAGCGGCGGCGCTCTGGTGCCGCCTGCCTCGCCTAAGGCTCCCGCCGCCAAGAACTCCACGGCCAAGGGCGCCCCTCCCGCCGCCGGCAACGACAGCAACGGCGCTGGTGCTGGTGGACTCGCCGTGGCAGGCCTCGTCGCCTCGGTTGCAGGGTGCGTTGCCTACGCCTCGCTTGCCTTCTGA